TCTTGAATTTTGTTTCATAAAATAAAAGAAAACTGCACTTATTATTAATGTTATTACAAGCGTAATCCAAGGTATTTTCAATAATCTATTTAATAAATCTTCCATTTTTTATCTATGTTAATTAATATTCACTAACTATAATTTCCTAAATTATTCAGTTGTTCAATTATACAATTTAACAACTATACAATAAAACAATATACCATTGTATTATTGAAACATTGAATATTTAATGCAATTTTGTTTTTGCTGTTGGTTTGGGAGCTTTTACTACAAGAACTCTAACTATTTTATCTGAATTATTAGAAATACAATGCAGAATATCTTTGGGACTTTCAACAAGACAATTAGCTTCAACTGTTTGTTTTTCCTCGCCAACTAAAATCTCGGGTGTACCTTCGAGTACGAAAAAAAATACATCAACAGGTGTAATATGTGGTTTTAGGCTTTCACTCGGTTTCAATGTAATGTGTACTGCCTGAGCTGAATCATAATTGTATATCATTCTTGCATCCACTTTATGTGGAGTTTCCTTTATTGGAGTTTCGCTTACTTTTGTAATTTTCATAGTAATTTCTATTTTTT
Above is a window of Bacteroidota bacterium DNA encoding:
- a CDS encoding cupin domain-containing protein yields the protein MKITKVSETPIKETPHKVDARMIYNYDSAQAVHITLKPSESLKPHITPVDVFFFVLEGTPEILVGEEKQTVEANCLVESPKDILHCISNNSDKIVRVLVVKAPKPTAKTKLH